One window of Diabrotica undecimpunctata isolate CICGRU chromosome 8, icDiaUnde3, whole genome shotgun sequence genomic DNA carries:
- the LOC140448903 gene encoding uncharacterized protein, with product MKLTFHKKTYKTKNILRRASFALIREAIHDTRRDIDKVNSELLELHLVLSNSLHPILWNTLETLSNFRAETNADLTKIKQLKKFNSLTAEQRPRKKETPPTETHKLVYNFSNLELNEATTSVLSKGFNFAVAPARIPVENIISEVESSITNIPPETAEIIRQDVSQILRTAKPPKRNLTREEKEALRDLQKNKEIIVLPADKGNATVVMNIDDYDKKLTDLLNDTAYEKIATDPTTYLEKTTKAKIKVSNIKKQDQPKLIPREKSSRCPKLYGLPKVHKVGMPLRPIVSSIGSPTQPLAKFLANQLQPYAEEADSYVKNAGHFIERIKDVTLDPGHLLVSFDVVSLFTNVPVEESLEIIGKKYPIPPDTVNLTRHCLNNTYFIYKDQRYKQVEGAPMGSPLSPVIANLFMQEIEIRAITTAEVIAQVHQVVIAQDQEDLSYIMKKLQYQGWPLDINLAKT from the exons ATGAAGCTTACGTTTCATAAAAAGacttataaaactaaaaacatcTTAAGAAGGGCCAGTTTTGCACTTATTAGAGAAGCTATCCATGACACGAGGCGGGATATCGACAAAGTCAATTCAGAATTACTAGAGCTACACCTAGTTCTAAGTAATAGTTTACATCCAATACTATGGAATACACTGGAAACACTATCCAACTTCCGAGCAGAGACAAACGCcgacttaacaaaaataaaacaactgaaaaAGTTCAATAGTCTAACAGCCGAACAAAGACCGAGAAAAAAGGAAACACCACCGACGGAAACACACAAATTGGTTTACAATTTTTCGAATCTTGAATTAAATGAGGCCACAACGAGTGTTCTGTCAAAAGGATTTAATTTCGCCGTAGCACCCGCACGAATCCCTGTTGAAAACATTATCAGCGAAGTAGAAAGTTCCATTACCAATATACCTCCGGAAACAGCTGAGATCATACGCCAAGACGTATCGCAGATATTACGGACAGCCAAACCACCGAAAAGAAATTTAACACGTGAGGAAAAAGAGGCGTTGCGAGATTTgcagaaaaacaaagaaataatcgtCCTTCCAGCGGACAAAGGTAACGCCACGGTAGTAATGAATATAGATGACTACGACAAAAAATTAACAGATCTTCTAAACGACACAGCATACGAAAAAATTGCCACAGATCcaacaacgtatctagaaaaaACAACGAAGGCCAAGATCAAAGtttcaaacataaaaaaacaGGATCAGCCCAAGCTGATTCCACGCGAAAAATCATCTAGGTGCCCTAAGCTCTACGGTTTACCAAAAGTTCATAAAGTTGGGATGCCACTACGACCAATAGTTAGTTCAATCGGATCACCCACACAGCCGCTCGCAAAGTTCTTAGCCAATCAGTTACAACCGTACGCagaggaagcggattcttacgtcaagaacgcagGCCACTTCATCGAGCGTATAAAGGACGTGACTCTTGACCCGGGACATTTGCTAGTGAGTTTTGACGTGGTGTCACTTTTTACTAACGTCCCAGTAGAAGAATCGTTAGAGATTATAGGAAAAAAATACCCAATACCACCGGATACAGTAAACCTAACGAGACACTGCCTGAACAACACATATTTCATATACAAAGACCaaaggtacaaacaagtcgaGGGAGCACccatgggttcaccactgtcaccgGTGATAGCAAATCTGTTtatgcaagaaatagaaatacgagCAATAACAACGGCAGA agtGATCGCACAAGTgcatcaagtagtgattgcacaagaccaagaagacctcagttacataATGAAGAAGCTACAATACCAAGGCTGGCCGCTAGATATCAACCTCGCGAAAACatag